A window of Danio aesculapii chromosome 16, fDanAes4.1, whole genome shotgun sequence genomic DNA:
GCCACAACTGGTTTAACTGTATTCATTGTCTGAGACTGTACCTTGATAGTTCTGAACAAACACATGTACTGTTACACacctttattatttgatttattatttttttattatattacaatgaaAATTATTGTATGAAAATTATTTAAAGCCCCTTTGTTTCCGATTTCTCTTTAGATCAAGTCAAAATAGCCTACAGCACGGCATTTTTTAATAGATAGACAATattaacaaactaaacaaaatagtaattaaaaacgaccactaaataaataaataaataagaatataatGAATGCTGTGAGCGTGAGAGAGAAGCTGAAATTACTAACCAGTACAAGAGTGTGAGAATGGGGCAGCTTCTGATGGATCACATTTATGATGGCCATGATTCCTCCACAGATCTGTTCTGGTGTTTGACCATGATTATTAGTGCCGACCCACAATACCACCACCTGCACACAAACAGACATGAGAAACCATCAACTTCCTCTATTCTGTTGTGTTAAGGTCTCCTTCATTTGTTTCTGCAAgtaattttttaacttaaatttgaGTGAACTTTTGAATAGTATTTGTTTCtttgtgtatatttttgaataaaataatagcTAAACAACTTAAATGATGATGAATATCTTAAATAATATACCTTTGGACTGATGTAATCCAGTTCTCCATTGATGAGCCTCCACAGCACATGCTGTGTAGCATCTCCACCAATCCCGAAATTCAGAGCATGGAGAGGAGAAAACAATTTTCTCCAAACCTGCCAACAAGAAAAGATCATTTATATATGTATGGAAGTGTCTTAGCAGATCACATTTTAGTGTTGCCTTACACATTTATTGTTTTGAGGCTTGAATATTCTTATCCTCTTTGTGTATGTAAGTGACTGTGTATCAAGTGCACATGCACTCTTTGCTATACCTCAAACTCATGAAGAAGCTGGATGAGTGAATCTCCAACAAACAGAACATCAGGCTCTTTTCCTTTACTGTCTGATACAAACCGATTGTGCTGCAAGACAAGACAATGTTATTATAACTCTATTTGCATATGAAAAAAAGCAGATAAGAGCATTTTAGCAGCATAATACTGATATCATATCTAGACAAAACGCACTAATATCTTTTTAATTatgatattatttaaaaaaccaCCAATGACATCCATCGTCCATCTCCCTGTATGTCCTGACAGGGGGTGGGTGTGGCTGCAGGGTTTGAATCTCCACTCATCACTTCCTGAGGAAAGACAGAGGGACATGGCAGGTCACATTTTCTCCATGATCTTTGCATTAAACAAAACACATCTGATGTTTTACAGTTAAGCACAAAAAAGCTTTAAGTAATGCAAAAATATCAAATGCAAGTTGCATACTTAAAGCATTTTTGTGcctaaacgtaaaaaaaaatgctataaatatgaaaattatcaAATTCAAGTTGCACAGGTTAGATTTTGTGCCTTTCATCTCCTGTGGCAAGCACGAATAGAGTTACTTTTACGCAGCTTTACTCGTCTGTTTGTGCTATTCTGCATAAAGTTTGCATATCAGTAGTCTCTCCACAAACAAGCCAGGAAAAAAACTATTATGGAGATAGCGTGCACATTTTTGGATACCAATTAAACGTTTACATCATAAGGTCCTGAAACTAGTTAAACGTGTTTACAGATAAGCAACTAACGTTAATATAGCCAATGTAGCACTTAGCATGCAGATGCTTTCCATTTACAACACACGCAAACGCGTTTGGACATTGCGTCACAATATCaggcaaataaatatatttgaatacaCGTTATCACATATGTCGACGCATTAATCTAAATCAAAGAAATATCGTTACCGACAAATGTTCTACAGCAGAGTTTTGTGTTGAATCAGTCAGCCAGCGGTCAGCTGCCAAACCCCGGAAGCTGGAATATCGAACCAGGCATTACTGGCAGATAGCCGAGCACGATCGACCTATGAGATAACATTAAACTCCGATAAACGCCTTATGGACGTCATATAAATGAGTTTCGTGTATAAGTTTGCAAATGTACGTGAAACATTTCAGCATTACTTGACAGCAATTCTcttgacaaaaatatgtttattattacttaCCCGGATGCGGTTTTGATGATTTATGGAAGCACGTTGCCGAGCAACGTAAAGGTAAAACCTAACGGCACACCGAGTCCAATTGATAAACATTCAAtatgaaactgtatttattttgacAGTTTGGCCAGAAAAAAGCTCTTTATTTGAGGTAGGTTGGTAAACTCGTTTGTTGAGTGTGCTCAGTGTTAACCACAATGTTTTAACATATCGTGGAtagcattattattgtttacttatagtcaaaattattttagtatgacaaattaatttgttaataacTTTTGTTTTACAGTCTTAAGATGAAGATGAGCCAGCCTTTCAccaaaagctttaaacacaacTTGCCAAAGACATCCAACGAACAGCACAGTAGCAAAGCCAAGTCTTCGTGCCCCAACGTTACAGAAAGCAACAGCTTGAAAACAGACGTGCTTTGCAACTCTGCACATAAAGTGAGGCGTTTTAAAACCAGGAAGGAGAGGAATCAGATTCGAGGTCAAGAGAGAAGCAGGTCTCAGCCATGCCCTCAGCAAAACAGAAAAGAAGTTGGCGAGAAAACCCAGCGCCACCACATCCATCCAATGTCTAGTTCTAGAAATGAGAGGCCATTCGCCAAGCCATTCCTCCCCCAGAAGCCAAGCATCATAACTGAAGGACGCCTTACCTCCATCAAAGGCCTTTTCAGCAATGAGGTTAGGTCGTTGGATATTGAACGACTGGTGAGCGAGCAAATAAAGCAAGATAACCATAAAAAGGAGCAGAGAAAACAGTCTATGGTGCACATTAGATCACAGCTACCTCCATTAGTACCTGATTCAGACCAGGACTGCATTTTCAAAGACGTACTGGAACCAGAGAACAATTCACCCCCACACATCAAGAGGAAAACTTCAAGAAAAGAACTCACTGGGGAAAAAACTAGTGGTTTCCAGACTAATAGACAGCTAGAAGTCTCAGCTCCTACAGCATCATCAAGTGTAGATGAGAAGCATAGAAGAAACACCAGAACTGTAATGGAAGGTAATAATAGCCAAAAACAGCAAAATAGTCCAAAAGAACCTGAACAAGTGATTTTGTCATCCTCAGAAAATGAACCAGTTCACCAGTTTTGCTCTACTCCAGGTGAAACTAATAAGCATAACTT
This region includes:
- the pafah1b3 gene encoding platelet-activating factor acetylhydrolase IB subunit gamma, with protein sequence MSGDSNPAATPTPCQDIQGDGRWMSLHNRFVSDSKGKEPDVLFVGDSLIQLLHEFEVWRKLFSPLHALNFGIGGDATQHVLWRLINGELDYISPKVVVLWVGTNNHGQTPEQICGGIMAIINVIHQKLPHSHTLVLGLLPRGKSPNPLRERNASVNALVQAEVASLSHVSFLDMDPGFVHSDGSIAHQDMYDYLHLTPHAYQRVCEPLHEHLKSLLEKHAP